The proteins below come from a single Mesobacillus jeotgali genomic window:
- a CDS encoding WYL domain-containing protein: MRGLRILKPQLARAIEEACQIEMDYFSEEGIKKRTVDPWYLLIRNKSYYLFGFCHLEKDIRCFNLKRVQNCEIKNNLVSEKCIPLSIIFKLKSPSLEEFYADPNRFTAFAYPQNFELDITQLKVRLYRELKKDKLLKNNPSVSNKKISNGYPCTIHLSKMKQKGICRSPLEHKVIRDLNKNNDVLELEVEPIRIQYFYKRISSHYKPDLMVTYQDGRRELIEIKLSGDIGSPKNQAKFKAAQDFAGKEGITFRVVGTYGNSHSFKNIADWSEIEEIEPVYLDPNDLSDYQPHAWNQAVKRNKTNNNKVGGNLVEVENIVETDKPKKNVGCTFKGIFRHSNSRFIYSGRKVFRHRFINY; the protein is encoded by the coding sequence ATGAGAGGACTGCGAATATTAAAACCTCAATTGGCCCGAGCTATCGAAGAAGCATGCCAAATAGAAATGGATTATTTCAGTGAAGAGGGTATTAAAAAACGAACTGTGGACCCCTGGTATTTACTGATAAGGAATAAATCTTACTATTTATTTGGTTTCTGTCATTTAGAAAAAGATATTAGGTGTTTCAATCTAAAGAGGGTGCAGAATTGTGAAATTAAAAATAATCTTGTATCAGAAAAATGCATTCCTTTATCCATTATTTTTAAATTAAAAAGTCCTTCTTTGGAAGAGTTTTATGCAGATCCCAATAGATTTACAGCCTTTGCATATCCTCAGAATTTCGAATTAGATATAACACAGTTGAAAGTTCGGTTGTATAGAGAACTTAAGAAAGATAAATTACTAAAGAACAACCCGTCAGTTTCCAATAAAAAAATATCAAATGGTTACCCATGTACCATCCACCTTAGCAAAATGAAACAAAAGGGAATCTGTAGAAGTCCCTTAGAGCATAAAGTTATTCGAGATTTAAATAAAAACAATGATGTACTTGAACTTGAAGTAGAACCAATAAGAATACAGTATTTTTATAAAAGGATAAGCAGCCATTATAAACCGGATTTAATGGTAACTTATCAGGATGGTAGAAGAGAGTTAATTGAAATTAAATTATCTGGAGATATTGGAAGCCCGAAAAATCAGGCTAAGTTTAAAGCTGCCCAAGACTTTGCTGGAAAAGAGGGAATTACTTTTCGGGTTGTAGGCACATATGGAAATTCACATTCATTTAAAAATATTGCGGATTGGTCTGAAATAGAAGAGATCGAACCTGTTTATTTGGATCCGAATGACTTATCGGATTACCAACCCCATGCTTGGAATCAAGCAGTAAAGAGAAATAAAACCAACAATAATAAAGTTGGTGGAAATTTAGTTGAGGTTGAGAACATTGTTGAGACGGATAAACCTAAGAAAAACGTTGGATGTACATTCAAGGGAATCTTTCGTCATAGCAATTCTAGATTTATATATTCGGGAAGGAAAGTCTTCAGACATAGATTTATTAATTATTAA
- a CDS encoding S8 family serine peptidase, with protein MLGTPGQWNVEAVNAPKAWAQGITGQGVKVAIIDSGVAYHNEMPNVVKRVSFVEDDPATLKDESSPFDNHGHGTHVAGIVGAKIGGPTSIEGREFVGVAPNASLYSLKVMDGDEGSILNVIEAIDWAIANDMDIINLSLGLSSHVQLLQDAVDRAYNAGILLVGAAGNDNVGSPVNYPAKYESVIAVSSVDSRKTLSSFSSTGAEIEFTAPGSGIASTYVNGGISTYGMMSGTSQAAPHIAGFLALLKQKNPSKTASELRVELQKYAEDLGSEGRDEFYGYGLIDYNTLDEVPPGDVMNLQATETTTESITISFTKPADADFVKTNLYLDGVFSGETTLDSYTLTDLSPDTEYNISIKTVDGHGNLSNGVSILIKTKALPDTTAPSEVTEMRAESITETSAIISWTNPAEADFSQVNLYLNDEKIKTVLKEETPSYTLTGLAPDTAYSVLIRTVDQAGNESTGKTIAFTTEASPVEVPVESPYPSEPGEQDPSEPGGEEQPVNPGPSEPGTQDQPVSPVPTAPAPSPVETSPISGDHGQLLVTKEKLVENNGKIELTLPSNTEKIIFSPDVWNELKIKNKDLYVSFNELSILMPKENIANLRLEHLTEISVSKETSAPPKGASLLTDLAKIEMVDQVTKRPINTFVKPLTITLDLPAVQIAGLEKTMFGARKAGGEWQFAGGNIAGGKLVLHTKQLASFAVLENHRTFLDIKNHWAKPEIEQLASRFIIQGKTADLFSPNEEVTRAQFVVLLARMLSIPTREYSGTFKDVPKSQTWAVGFIEAAQRHGITSGLGDGTFQPNRVITRQEMAAMIVRALRVENPDALHENSKMTKPFTDDKQLSTTFKQEIYQATKAGLIKGLPDGSFNPLAKATRAQTSVVLYRALH; from the coding sequence TTGCTGGGAACCCCCGGACAGTGGAATGTAGAAGCTGTCAACGCTCCTAAGGCTTGGGCACAAGGAATTACGGGCCAGGGAGTAAAAGTAGCGATCATTGATTCAGGTGTTGCCTATCATAATGAAATGCCGAATGTAGTAAAGCGGGTCAGCTTCGTAGAGGACGACCCAGCAACCCTAAAAGACGAGTCCTCCCCTTTTGACAATCATGGCCATGGCACACATGTTGCCGGGATTGTCGGAGCGAAAATCGGCGGGCCGACCTCGATTGAAGGCAGAGAATTTGTAGGTGTTGCACCCAATGCGAGTCTCTACTCACTGAAAGTCATGGACGGTGACGAGGGAAGTATTTTGAACGTCATTGAAGCGATTGATTGGGCGATTGCCAATGATATGGATATCATTAATCTCTCCCTTGGCCTGTCTAGCCACGTTCAGTTATTACAGGATGCAGTTGACAGAGCATATAATGCTGGGATTTTACTTGTTGGCGCTGCAGGCAATGATAATGTGGGCAGTCCGGTCAATTATCCTGCTAAGTACGAATCGGTGATTGCCGTTTCTTCAGTTGACTCAAGAAAAACACTATCCAGCTTTTCCTCTACCGGTGCAGAGATAGAATTCACAGCGCCAGGCAGTGGAATAGCCAGCACATATGTTAATGGAGGCATTTCAACTTATGGAATGATGAGCGGAACATCCCAGGCGGCCCCTCATATTGCAGGATTCCTCGCGCTATTGAAGCAAAAGAATCCATCCAAAACGGCGAGCGAGCTTCGTGTCGAATTGCAAAAATATGCAGAGGATTTAGGTTCTGAAGGCCGCGATGAGTTTTATGGATACGGGTTAATCGATTACAATACTTTGGACGAAGTTCCACCGGGTGATGTAATGAACCTCCAAGCAACCGAAACAACCACAGAATCTATTACAATTTCTTTTACAAAGCCGGCCGATGCGGATTTTGTAAAAACAAACCTTTACCTGGACGGTGTGTTCTCAGGTGAAACGACACTGGACTCATACACACTGACTGATTTGAGTCCAGACACGGAATACAATATTAGCATTAAAACTGTTGACGGACATGGCAATCTTTCTAATGGTGTCAGTATATTGATAAAAACAAAGGCTTTACCTGATACCACTGCACCCTCTGAAGTAACAGAAATGAGAGCAGAAAGTATCACAGAAACTTCCGCAATAATTTCGTGGACAAACCCTGCTGAGGCTGATTTTTCCCAGGTGAATCTTTATCTTAATGATGAAAAAATAAAGACAGTGCTGAAGGAAGAAACTCCTTCTTATACATTGACGGGCCTTGCTCCTGACACTGCCTACTCTGTGCTCATCAGGACAGTCGATCAGGCAGGGAACGAATCAACTGGTAAAACTATTGCTTTCACTACAGAGGCTAGTCCAGTCGAAGTTCCTGTTGAATCACCGTATCCTAGCGAACCAGGCGAGCAGGATCCATCAGAGCCGGGCGGAGAAGAACAGCCAGTCAACCCGGGGCCATCAGAACCTGGCACACAAGACCAGCCAGTCAGCCCGGTACCTACTGCACCTGCCCCGAGTCCGGTTGAGACTTCACCGATATCGGGTGATCATGGTCAATTATTGGTTACCAAAGAAAAACTGGTTGAAAACAACGGTAAAATCGAGTTGACTTTACCATCAAACACAGAAAAAATCATTTTCTCTCCGGATGTTTGGAATGAGTTAAAAATAAAGAATAAAGACCTCTACGTGTCGTTTAATGAATTGTCTATTTTAATGCCAAAGGAAAATATAGCGAATTTGAGACTTGAGCACCTTACCGAGATCTCTGTTAGCAAGGAAACATCGGCACCACCAAAAGGTGCTAGCCTATTAACTGACCTCGCAAAAATCGAGATGGTCGACCAAGTGACTAAAAGGCCAATCAATACTTTTGTTAAGCCACTTACAATCACATTAGATCTTCCAGCTGTTCAAATTGCTGGCCTTGAAAAAACTATGTTCGGAGCTAGAAAGGCAGGCGGCGAGTGGCAGTTTGCAGGCGGAAACATTGCCGGTGGAAAATTAGTTCTGCACACAAAGCAGTTAGCCTCTTTTGCTGTATTGGAGAATCATCGAACATTCCTGGATATTAAAAATCATTGGGCTAAACCCGAGATTGAACAGCTTGCATCACGGTTCATCATTCAGGGCAAAACGGCCGACCTATTCTCACCTAACGAGGAAGTCACACGCGCCCAGTTTGTCGTGCTGCTCGCAAGAATGCTCAGCATTCCGACCAGAGAATACTCTGGAACGTTCAAGGATGTACCTAAAAGCCAGACATGGGCTGTCGGATTTATTGAAGCTGCTCAACGCCATGGAATTACCTCTGGGCTTGGCGATGGCACATTCCAGCCGAACCGCGTCATTACCCGCCAGGAAATGGCAGCCATGATCGTGCGGGCACTGAGAGTCGAAAATCCTGATGCCCTCCATGAAAACTCAAAAATGACTAAACCATTTACAGACGACAAGCAGCTAAGCACCACCTTCAAGCAAGAAATCTATCAAGCAACCAAAGCAGGACTCATAAAAGGCCTCCCAGACGGAAGCTTCAACCCGCTCGCCAAAGCAACAAGAGCCCAAACAAGCGTAGTACTATACCGCGCACTACACTAA
- the galU gene encoding UTP--glucose-1-phosphate uridylyltransferase GalU, whose translation MKKRVRKAIIPAAGLGTRFLPATKAMPKEMLPIVDKPTIQYIVEEAVASGIEDIIIVTGKGKRAIEDHFDFSPELEMNLEQKGKLDLLEKVRYPSNLANIHYIRQKEPKGLGHAVWCARHFIGDEPFAVLLGDDVVQSDTPCLAQLMEQYDKTRSTILGVQPVEMSETHRYGIIDGDELEDRRYVVENLVEKPAPGTAPSNMAIMGRYILTPEIFMFLDQMETGAGGEIQLTDAIQKLNQIQRVFAYNFEGKRYDVGEKIGFVKTTIEFALKDPNLRSDILKYLDVIVEKERKDKMRW comes from the coding sequence ATGAAAAAAAGAGTTCGAAAGGCGATTATCCCTGCTGCTGGGCTGGGTACGCGTTTTCTGCCGGCGACAAAAGCAATGCCGAAAGAGATGCTGCCAATTGTTGATAAGCCGACAATCCAGTATATAGTGGAAGAGGCGGTCGCTTCTGGAATTGAGGATATCATCATCGTGACAGGTAAAGGCAAGCGTGCGATTGAGGATCATTTTGATTTTTCACCTGAGCTAGAAATGAATCTGGAGCAAAAAGGTAAGCTTGATTTGCTCGAAAAGGTTCGGTATCCGTCAAATCTGGCGAATATCCACTATATCAGGCAGAAAGAGCCTAAGGGTTTGGGGCATGCTGTTTGGTGTGCCAGGCATTTTATTGGTGATGAACCATTTGCGGTCCTGCTTGGGGACGATGTTGTCCAGAGTGACACACCTTGTTTGGCGCAATTAATGGAACAGTATGATAAAACGCGATCAACGATACTTGGGGTGCAGCCAGTGGAAATGAGTGAGACACACCGATATGGAATTATAGATGGGGATGAGTTGGAGGACCGGCGGTATGTTGTAGAGAATCTCGTTGAAAAACCAGCTCCAGGTACGGCACCTTCCAACATGGCGATTATGGGGCGATATATCCTTACACCTGAAATTTTCATGTTCCTAGACCAGATGGAAACCGGAGCAGGCGGTGAAATCCAGCTGACAGATGCCATCCAAAAGCTCAATCAAATCCAACGCGTCTTCGCTTATAACTTCGAAGGAAAACGGTACGATGTGGGTGAAAAAATAGGTTTCGTAAAGACCACCATTGAATTCGCTTTGAAAGACCCTAACCTTCGCTCAGATATCTTAAAATACCTGGATGTTATAGTAGAAAAAGAACGTAAAGATAAGATGAGGTGGTAA